The region AGGGCTCCCTGGCGCTGGAGACCGAGCTACAGCAGCGCTTTGGCCTGAAGCTGGTGCGCGTGATGCCCGCGTTAAATACACCGCCGATGAACGTGCGGCTGGGCATTGGCGCGGCGCAGTCGCTTATGGGCGTACTGGAGCCCGGCCAGCTGTTAGCAGTGGGGTTTGGTGAAACCACCATGAGCTGCCTGCAGCACCTGAGCGGCTTTATCAGCTCGCAGCAGATCCGCCTGGTGACGCTCTCCGGCGGCGTCGGGCCGTATATGACCGGTATCGGCCAGCTGGACGCGGCCTGCAGCGTCAGCATGATCCCCGCCCCGCTTCGCGTGTCATCCGCAGAGGTTGCCGGGATCTTAAAACGCGAGACCAGCGTGCGGGACGTGATCCTCGCCGCGACCGCCGCCGACGTCGCGGTGGTCGGCATTGGTTCAGTGAACCAGCGCCGTGACGCCACGATACTGCGATCCGGCTATATCAGCGAAGGTGAACAGCTGATGTATGCCCGCAAAGGCGCGGTCGGCGACATTCTCGGCTATTTCCTCAATGCCGAAGGCGAGTGCGTTGAGGAGCTGGAGATCCACAAAGAACTGCTGGGCGTCACGCTCGATGAACTGGCGCAGCTGCCCACCATCGTTGGCGTGGCCGGAGGAGAAGAGAAAGCCGATGCGATTTATGCCGCACTGAAGGGTCGCCGTATCAATGGCCTGGTGACGGAGGAGACGACAGCCCGCGCGGTGCTGGCCCTGACGTAACGGGCAGGCCCTGCGCTAACAACGAGGCAAGCTCATGAGTTACCTTTTAGCGTTAGATGCAGGGACAGGCAGCGTTCGCGCCGTTATTTTCGATTTACAGGGCAACCAGATTGCCGTCGGCCAGGCCGAGTGGAAGCACCTGAGCGTGGAGAACGTGCCGGGATCGATGGAGTTCGACCTCGAGACCAACTGGCTGCTGGCCTGCCGGTGCATTCATCAGGCGCTGGAACGTGCGCGCCTGAGCGCGGCGGATATTAAGTCTGTCGCCTGCTGCTCCATGCGCGAAGGGATCGTGCTGTATGACCGCAACGGCGAGGCCATCTGGGCCTGCGCCAACGTCGACGCCCGCGCCAGCCGCGAGGTGGCCGAACTCAAAGAGATCCACGACGATCGTTTTGAATCCGAGGTGTATGAGGTTTCCGGCCAGACGCTGGCGCTGAGCGCCATGCCGCGCCTGCTGTGGCTGGCGCACCATCGCCCGGATATTTACCGCAAGGCCGCGACCATCACCATGATCAGCGACTGGCTGGCGGCGAAGCTCTCCGGCGAGCTGGCGGTCGACCCGTCTAACGCGGGCACCACCGGCATGCTGGATCTCTTCTCCCGCGACTGGCGTCCGGCGCTGCTCGACATGGCCGGGCTGCGCGCCGATATCCTCTCCCCGGTGAAAGAGACCGGCACCGTGCTGGGCGCGATTACCAAAGAGGCCGCGCAGCAGAGCGGTCTGCGCGAAGGCACGCCGGTGGTGATGGGCGGCGGCGACGTGCAGTTGGGCTGTCTGGGGCTGGGCGTGGTCCGCGCGGGCCAGACAGCGGTACTGGGCGGTACCTTCTGGCAGCAGGTGGTCAATCTGCCGCAGGTGCGCACCGACCCCGACATGAACATCCGCGTGAACCCACACGTTATTCCCGGTATGGCGCAGGCGGAGTCGATCAGCTTCTTCACCGGGCTGACCATGCGCTGGTTCCGCGACGCATTCTGCGCCGAGGAAAAGCTGATTGCCGAGCGGATGGGGATGGACACCTATTCCCTGCTGGAAGAGATGGCGAGCCGCGTGCCGGCGGGCTCCCACGGGGTGATGCCGATCTTCTCCGACGCGATGCATTTCAAGCAGTGGTACCACGCCGCGCCGTCGTTTATTAACCTCTCCATCGACCCGGAAAAGTGCAACAAAGCGACGCTATTCCGCGCCCTGGAGGAGAACGCGGCGATTGTCTCGGCCTGCAACCTGGCGCAGATTTCGCGCTTCTCCGGCGTGACGTTTGAAAGCCTGGTGTTTGCGGGCGGCGGGGCTAAGGGCGCCCTGTGGAGTCAGATTTTAAGCGACGTCACCGGGCTGCCGGTGCGCGTGCCGGAAGTGAAAGAGGCAACGGCGCTCGGCTGCGCGATTGCCGCCGGCGCGGGCGCGGGGCTGTTTGCCGATATGGCCTCGACGGGCGAGCGGCTGGTGAAGTGGAGCCGCGAGTTCACGCCGAACCCGCAGCACCGCGAGCTGTACGACGGCATGATGCAGAAATGGCAGGCAGTGTACGCGGACCAGCTCGGGCTGGTGGACAGCGGGCTGACGACGTCGATGTGGCAGGCCCCGGGGCTGGTGCGGACATCCCCCTCACCCCGGCCCTCTCCCTAAGGGAGAGGGAGATTACGTCCCCTCTCCCCGTGGGAGAGGGTTAGGGTGAGGGCATCAGGCCACACCAATATTTGAATCCCATCACAATCACTGCATTCGCCTTTTCCCTTTTACTCCCCGCTGGCTAAATTAGTAACTCATCCGACCACATAACAATAATTTTACACTGGAAGAGACTATGAGCCGCTACCCGTCGTTATTCGCCCCTCTCGATCTGGGGTTCACCACACTCAAAAACCGCGTGTTGATGGGCTCGATGCACACCGGGCTGGAGGAGCATCCGGACGGGGCCGAGCGTCTGGCAGCCTTCTATGCCGAGCGCGCCCGCCACGGTGTGGCGCTGATAGTCACCGGCGGCGTGGCCCCTGCCCCTTCCGGCGTGGGCATGGAGGGCGGCGCGGTCCTGAACGATGCGTCACAGCTGCCGCACCACCGCATTGTGACCGACGCGGTACACCGCGAGGGCGGTAAAATCGCCCTGCAAATCCTGCACACCGGACGCTACAGCTATCAGCCGAACCTGGTCGCGCCGTCGGCTATTCAGGCGCCAATCAACCGCTTTAAACCTCACGCCCTCAGCCACGATGAGATCCTGGCGCTGATCGACGACTTTGCCCGCTGCGCGGCGCTGGCCCGCGAGGCGGGCTACGACGGCGTTGAGGTGATGGGCTCAGAAGGCTACCTGATTAACGAGTTCCTCGCGGCCCGCACCAACCAGCGCGACGACGAATGGGGCGGCGACTATGCCCGCCGGATGCGCTTTGCCGTGGAGGTGGTGCGCGCGGTGCGCGAACGTGCGGGCGCAGACTTTATTATCGTCTTCCGCCTGTCGATGCTCGACCTGGTGGAAGGCGGCGGCACGTTCGACGAAACCGTGCAGCTGGCGCAGGCGATTGAAGCCGCAGGTGCCACGATTATCAACACCGGCATCGGCTGGCACGAGGCGCGCATCCCGACTATCGCCACGCCGGTGCCGCGCGCGGCGTTCAGCTGGGTAACACGGAAACTGAAAGGCAAAGTCTCTGTTCCGCTGGTCACCACCAACCGCATTAACGATCCGCAGGTGGCGGACGATGTGATTTCGCGAGGCGACGCCGATATGGTGTCGATGGCGCGCCCGTTCCTGGCGGATGCCGAACTGCTCTCCAAAGCGCAAAGCGGCCGTGCGGATGAGATCAACACCTGCATCGGCTGTAACCAGGCCTGTCTGGATCAGATCTTCGTCGGCAAGGTCACCTCTTGCCTGGTTAACCCGCGCGCCTGCCATGAAACCAAAATGCCGATCGTTGCGGCGGTCAGTAAAAAACGCCTGGCCGTGGTGGGCGCAGGCCCGGCGGGGCTGGCGTTTGCGGTGAATGCCGCCTCGCGCGGGCACAGCGTGACGCTGTTTGATGCGCTGGCGGAGATTGGCGGGCAGTTTAATATCGCCAAACAGATCCCCGGCAAAGAGGAGTTCTATGAAACGCTGCGCTACTACCGCCGGATGATCGAGCTGACGGGCGTCGATCTGCGGCTTAACCAGTTTGTCAGCGCCGCGGATCTGATCGGTTTCGACGAGGTGATCCTGGCGAGCGGGATCGTGCCGCGCACGCCGGCGATCGAGGGTATCGATCATCCGAAGGTGTTGAGCTATCTGGATGTATTGCGTGACAAAACGCCGGTCGGCGAGAAGGTGGCGATTATCGGCTGCGGCGGGATCGGCTTTGATACCGCCATGTACTTAAGCCAGCCGGGCGAGGCTACCAGCCAGAACATTGCCGAGTTTTGCGTGGAATGGGGCATCGACACCAGCCTGAACCAGTCCGGCGGGCTGCGCCCGGAAGGGCCGCAGCTGCCGAAAAGCCCGCGCCAGATCGTGATGCTGCAGCGCAAGGCCAGCAAACCGGGCGAAGGGCTGGGCAAAACCACGGGATGGATCCACCGCGCCACCCTGCTCTCTCGCGGGGTGAAGATGATCCCGGCGGTAAGCTATCAGAAGATCGACGACGAGGGTCTGCACGTCACGATCGGCGGCGAGCCGCAGTTGTTACGTGTGGATCATGTGATTTTATGCGCCGGGCAGGAGCCGAAGCGCGATCTGGCCGATCCGCTGCGCGAAGCCGGTAAAACGGTGCATTTGATTGGCGGGTGCGACGTGGCGATGGAGCTGGACGCGCGGCGGGCGATTGCGCAGGGGACGAAGTTGGCTCTGGCGATCTAGGGCATTGCCGGGCGGCCAGGTTAAAAACAAAACGGCAACCCAGTTGCCGTTTTTAGCGTTTGCGCCCTCTGCCTGTGGCAGAGGGTTGGAGTGAGGGCATCAGGCCGCACATAACAATCTTACCGACGACGTCCCAGCTTCACCGCCTTCAGCACCACGAACTTGTTGTTCGTCGCAATGGTGACGCAGTTACCGAAAATCTTCTTCAGCTTGTGGAAGTAGTCGAGGTGGCGGTTCGCAACGATGTACAGCTCGCCGTTGATTTTCAGGCAGCGGCGCGCGTGGTGGAACATCTCCCACGCGACGTTATCCGTCAGGGCGTGCTTCTGGTGGAACGGCGGGTTGCAGAACACGGCGTTGAAGCGGAACGGCTCTACGCCGGACAGCGCGTTGTTGATCATAAACTCGCAGCGGTCCAGCGCTTCCGGCATGTTGGTTTCCACGTTCAGACGGCTGGAGGCCACCGCCATCGGCGATTCGTCGCTGAACACCAAGCTGGCGTCCGGGTTCTTCGCCAACAGCGTCAGCCCAATCACGCCGTTACCGCA is a window of Enterobacter cloacae complex sp. ECNIH7 DNA encoding:
- the lsrR gene encoding transcriptional regulator LsrR; protein product: MSDKRTAEEGRFAGLALAEEELVARVAWCYYHDGLTQNDIGERLGLPRLKISRLLEKGRQSGVIRVQINSRYEGSLALETELQQRFGLKLVRVMPALNTPPMNVRLGIGAAQSLMGVLEPGQLLAVGFGETTMSCLQHLSGFISSQQIRLVTLSGGVGPYMTGIGQLDAACSVSMIPAPLRVSSAEVAGILKRETSVRDVILAATAADVAVVGIGSVNQRRDATILRSGYISEGEQLMYARKGAVGDILGYFLNAEGECVEELEIHKELLGVTLDELAQLPTIVGVAGGEEKADAIYAALKGRRINGLVTEETTARAVLALT
- the lsrK gene encoding autoinducer-2 kinase, with amino-acid sequence MSYLLALDAGTGSVRAVIFDLQGNQIAVGQAEWKHLSVENVPGSMEFDLETNWLLACRCIHQALERARLSAADIKSVACCSMREGIVLYDRNGEAIWACANVDARASREVAELKEIHDDRFESEVYEVSGQTLALSAMPRLLWLAHHRPDIYRKAATITMISDWLAAKLSGELAVDPSNAGTTGMLDLFSRDWRPALLDMAGLRADILSPVKETGTVLGAITKEAAQQSGLREGTPVVMGGGDVQLGCLGLGVVRAGQTAVLGGTFWQQVVNLPQVRTDPDMNIRVNPHVIPGMAQAESISFFTGLTMRWFRDAFCAEEKLIAERMGMDTYSLLEEMASRVPAGSHGVMPIFSDAMHFKQWYHAAPSFINLSIDPEKCNKATLFRALEENAAIVSACNLAQISRFSGVTFESLVFAGGGAKGALWSQILSDVTGLPVRVPEVKEATALGCAIAAGAGAGLFADMASTGERLVKWSREFTPNPQHRELYDGMMQKWQAVYADQLGLVDSGLTTSMWQAPGLVRTSPSPRPSP
- a CDS encoding NADPH-dependent 2,4-dienoyl-CoA reductase; its protein translation is MSRYPSLFAPLDLGFTTLKNRVLMGSMHTGLEEHPDGAERLAAFYAERARHGVALIVTGGVAPAPSGVGMEGGAVLNDASQLPHHRIVTDAVHREGGKIALQILHTGRYSYQPNLVAPSAIQAPINRFKPHALSHDEILALIDDFARCAALAREAGYDGVEVMGSEGYLINEFLAARTNQRDDEWGGDYARRMRFAVEVVRAVRERAGADFIIVFRLSMLDLVEGGGTFDETVQLAQAIEAAGATIINTGIGWHEARIPTIATPVPRAAFSWVTRKLKGKVSVPLVTTNRINDPQVADDVISRGDADMVSMARPFLADAELLSKAQSGRADEINTCIGCNQACLDQIFVGKVTSCLVNPRACHETKMPIVAAVSKKRLAVVGAGPAGLAFAVNAASRGHSVTLFDALAEIGGQFNIAKQIPGKEEFYETLRYYRRMIELTGVDLRLNQFVSAADLIGFDEVILASGIVPRTPAIEGIDHPKVLSYLDVLRDKTPVGEKVAIIGCGGIGFDTAMYLSQPGEATSQNIAEFCVEWGIDTSLNQSGGLRPEGPQLPKSPRQIVMLQRKASKPGEGLGKTTGWIHRATLLSRGVKMIPAVSYQKIDDEGLHVTIGGEPQLLRVDHVILCAGQEPKRDLADPLREAGKTVHLIGGCDVAMELDARRAIAQGTKLALAI